The Gottschalkia purinilytica genome has a segment encoding these proteins:
- a CDS encoding AIM24 family protein, which yields MQYEILEGSLPYVIAKLNKGESVYTETKSVKWMSENIMSYDDLEGDFLSGIKTMVLGDMMEKWEFTSYDDGEQICFESSIPGKIIPVEINTETNIIVQKNALLFLQSNVDSSMYLFKRLGKGYFSKEGIMMNKLSGKGLAFINVRDNLEEIELSSGQELKVDISKVTMFEENLNIDIEVMNDFTIMATFTGTGKIYLQTKSFENVSNQ from the coding sequence ATGCAATACGAAATCTTAGAAGGTAGTTTGCCATATGTAATAGCCAAACTGAATAAGGGTGAAAGTGTATATACAGAGACCAAGTCTGTAAAGTGGATGAGTGAAAATATAATGAGTTATGATGATTTAGAGGGAGACTTTCTCAGTGGTATAAAGACAATGGTTCTCGGAGATATGATGGAAAAATGGGAATTTACATCTTATGATGATGGAGAACAAATATGTTTTGAATCATCAATACCTGGTAAAATAATACCTGTAGAAATAAATACTGAAACAAATATAATAGTCCAAAAAAATGCACTTTTATTTTTACAGTCTAATGTAGATTCTTCAATGTATTTATTTAAAAGGTTAGGAAAAGGTTATTTTTCTAAAGAAGGTATTATGATGAATAAGCTTAGTGGCAAAGGGTTAGCTTTTATAAATGTAAGAGATAATTTAGAAGAGATTGAACTTAGCTCTGGTCAAGAGTTAAAAGTTGATATTAGTAAAGTCACGATGTTTGAAGAAAATCTTAATATTGATATTGAGGTAATGAATGATTTTACCATTATGGCTACTTTTACAGGAACAGGAAAAATTTATTTACAAACCAAGTCTTTTGAAAATGTTTCAAATCAATAA
- a CDS encoding TIGR00266 family protein: protein MRYEIDGGNLPYVTVKLNSGESVYTESGAMAWMSDNIKMDTNMKGGIFGGVKRVFSGESLFIVNFTSHGEGEEIGFVSSFPGSILPVDLSGGKSIIVQKRAFLFAESGVDFSIYFQKRLGTGFFGGEGFIMQRFSGDGIVFLEIDGSLKEVNLQPGQKIKVDTGHVVMFEEGVHMDVETVKGFKNIFFGGEGLFLTTLTGPGKVYLQSMPMSNFANNIASFLPVSGS from the coding sequence ATGAGATATGAAATAGATGGAGGAAACTTACCTTATGTAACTGTAAAACTAAACAGTGGAGAAAGTGTTTATACAGAATCAGGGGCAATGGCATGGATGAGTGATAATATCAAAATGGACACAAATATGAAGGGTGGAATTTTTGGTGGAGTTAAGAGAGTATTTTCAGGGGAGAGTTTGTTTATAGTTAACTTTACTTCTCATGGTGAAGGAGAAGAAATAGGATTTGTATCATCATTTCCAGGGAGTATCTTACCAGTAGATCTTAGTGGGGGAAAGAGTATAATAGTACAAAAAAGAGCATTCTTGTTCGCAGAGTCTGGAGTAGACTTTTCTATATATTTTCAAAAAAGATTAGGAACAGGATTCTTTGGTGGAGAAGGATTTATAATGCAAAGGTTTAGTGGAGATGGCATAGTTTTTCTTGAAATAGATGGATCTTTAAAAGAAGTAAATCTCCAACCTGGACAAAAAATAAAAGTTGATACTGGACATGTCGTAATGTTTGAAGAAGGGGTTCACATGGACGTAGAGACTGTTAAAGGATTTAAAAATATATTTTTTGGTGGGGAAGGATTATTTTTAACTACTCTTACTGGGCCAGGAAAAGTTTACTTACAATCCATGCCTATGAGTAACTTTGCAAATAACATAGCTTCATTTTTACCTGTGAGTGGGTCTTAA